The DNA sequence TGCGGTTCCAGATGGTGAAATTCGCATCGGGGAAGCCCGCGCTGTAGGCCTGAAACAGGTTGCCCGCCACTTCGCCAGCCCCGACGATCAGTATGTTCCGGCTGTCTTTGCGGGCGAGCTTGCGCGCAGCGAGCAGGCTGTCGCCGGCGGTTTTCCATTTTGTGACAAGGTGGAAGTCGATGAACGCTTCGGGGATCCCATCAGTATCAGAAAATAGGCTGACGGTGCCATGGATCAGAGGTTTGCCCGCTTTGGGATTGTCGGCAAAAACCGTGGCCGATTTGACTGCCACACCCATGCCATCAATCCAGGCAGAGCGGCTGAGCAAGGTATCGGACCCGCGATAGAGAAGGGTGTCGTCAATCTCGGCCTTGGGCAATTTGTGCCCGGCCTCTATCGCATCACACAGGCCAATCCAATCCAGATTGGCCTCTCCCTCCTCATGGGAAATGAATTTGATGCTCATGTATTCGCCCTGTTTTTCATCCGACGCAGGAAAGACGAGAGCCGGGATTTTGTAAAGCCCGCGACTAACTTGGCCGGTCTTGCTTGGACAGTTGCACCGCCAAAATGCCGACGGTGATGACGGCGACCCCAATGATTTCACGCATTCCCAGCTGTTCGCCAAGAATTGCCGCTGCGATGGCGACGCCAAGGAAAGGGTTGAGAAAGTGGAATGTTGCTGCGCGTACGGCGCCGATGCGATTGACTAGGTAAAACCAGACCAGCGTCGCCATCAGGCCAGGGACAATGGTGGTGTAGGCGAATGCGACGATCAGCTGCCAGCTCCAGTCGATCACGAGAGTTTCAGTGGTGACCGCAACAACACTAAGCACAGCGCAGCCAGCCAGCATTTGCAGGCCAACAATCATCATGAAGTTTCCACCCGCCGTCGCCCCGCGCACCATCATGGTGGCAAAGCTGAGGGCGATCACGCCAATGATACAAAGGCTCAGGCCATAGAGATCAACACCACCCTGAAGCCGTGCGCCCATGATGATGGCCACGCCAACGACACCGGCGATCAGGCCAAACATGCCCATTTTGCCGATTTTTTCCTTGAAAAAGATCCAGCTGGCGAGGCCCACCAACAAGGGCATGGTCGAGGCGATGATGGCGGCCAGTGAGGCTTCGACCGTTTGCATGGCGACAAAATTGAGCCCAAGATAGAGCGCGTTTTGGCAGATGCCGAAAATGATGGTGGCGCGCCATTGTGCCGGGGTCAATTTCCAAGTCTGACCCATGGCGCGGGCGATCAGCACGCCGATCAGGCCAGAGATCAGATACCGCAAGGCTAATGCTGATACGGGTGGTGCGGCGGCGACAATGATGCGGGCCGAGGTGAAGGCGCTGGACCACATCACGGCAAAGGCCAGCCCCATGAGTAATGCGCGAATATCCACTGGCTGCCCCCTGCCTTGCGTTGCCGTGACAGTTTCCTAAATGCGCGGCACGTGCAAGAGTGGAAGTGGGCCCAATTTCAGCAAATGCAGAGCGCGGTGATGGCAGAGTTTATCGGTACGGAACAGGCAGTTGCCTTGCAAAAACATTTGCGGAATTTGCAGTCGGTGATTGCAAATACGCCCGAGCTAAGCAATGGCGGGAGAACCCTGCACTTTCTGAACCCAGAAGTGACGGGTTGGGAGCACGTGCGCGAGATTGCGGATCAATACAGGATCATCGGGTTTCCAGTGGTACAGGCCGACGACATGGTTGCGCAAATTCGGCAATATCTTGGCCCCGACTGGGAGACCCCAAAATGGCTGGCCTATCTGGGGGAACGCGACCGGGTTCTGAAAGCCTGTGAAACCGTGCAGCGCGACGTGCTGTTGCCGGATGGGTGGCGCGTGGAGCACCATGTGGAGCCGCCAAATATGATGATTGTTGAGGTTCAGAATCTGAATTTGAAAACCGGTGTCGCGCCCTATCCGGCCTATTATATGCGGTCCGAGGCGGTGCCGGTTTTGACCAGTTGCATTCGTGATCACCAAGGGGTGGTAGTGGCCACCGCTTCTGTCGCGGATCGGTATCACGCGCAGGGACGGCTGGCGGGGCATGTGTTTGCGGGGATGGTGTCAGTTGATGAGACATGTCGGGGGCGTGGTCTGGGGAAGCTGATCAATGCCCTGGCGTTGATTGAGAGTGCAGCGCGGTTTAACTGGACTGCGGTCACAGAGCATGTCGCAGCAGATAATATGGCTTCGCGCGCAATGATTGCAGCTTGTGGGTTGGGCGATTCCGCCGGGATGCATTCGGTGATCGCCTTGAGGCCGGGCGAGACATTCACGCGCTAGCGTGATCATCAACTGAAAAGGGCCGCCCGAAGGCGACCCTTTTGAATTCTTTTCGATCGGAAAGATCAGGCGTTAACGCTGTCTTTCAGAGCTTTCGCGATGGTCATTTTGACCACTTTGTCTGCGTCTTTTTTCATTTGCTCGCCAGTGGCAGGGTTGCGCACCATGCGCTCTGGGCGCTCGCGGCAATAGATTTTGCCAACACCTGGCAGAGTGACGGCACCGCCGCCGGAAACTTCGCGTGTGATCACGGAAATGATTGCATCCAGCGCGCCGCTCGCGGATTTCTTGTCGCTGTCCAGTTCTTCAGCCAAAGCTGCTACGAGCTGGGTTTTGGTCATTGGTTTCGCCATTTAAGGTCTCCTTATAACTGCCCGATTAGGGTTATATGGGCGCAATCTAACTGTATATAGTAATCAAACACAACGAATAGTGTCGAAAAGCAAGGGGTTTTCGTGCATTTTGTGCTGATTTACGCCTAGTTATAGGAACGCTGTTTCGTCAAAACTACGTAATTTGCGACTATGGATGCGTTCAAGCGGCATTTTGGACAGGTTTTCCATAGCCCGAATCCCAATCATTAAATGCTGTTCGACTTGTGATTTGTAGAAATCACTGGCCATGCCTGGCAGCTTGAGCTCTCCGTGCAGGGGCTTATCACTAACACAAAGCAAAGTGCCATACGGCACACGAAACCGAAAGCCATTCGCAGCGATCGTGGCGCTTTCCATATCCAATGCAATCGCGCGTGATTGGCTGAGGCGTTGAACCGGGCCGGTGTGTTCGCGTAATTCCCAATTGCGATTGTCGAAACTGGCCACCGTGCCGGTGCGCATCACGCGCTTGAGCTCAAAGCCCTCAAGTTGGGTTTCTGAGGCGACGGCCTGTTCCAGTGCAATCTGAATTTCGGCAAGCGCGGGGATCGGAACCCAGGCGGGCAGATCTGCATCCAGCACGGCATCCTCGCGCAGATAAGCGTGAGCCAGGACAAAATCGCCCAAGCGTTGCGAATTGCGCAGCCCTGCGCAATGGCCCACCATCAGCCAGGCATGAGGGCGTAAGACGGCGATATGATCTGTGGCGGTTTTGGCATTTGATGGGCCGACGCCGATATTAACCAGTGTGATGCCAGAGCCATCTGATTTTTTAAGGTGATAGCTAGGCATTTGTGGAAGCTGCTGCGGCGTGGCTATGTCAGCATCGGCCTGTGTGATTTCGACGTTGCCGCTACTGACAAACGATGTGTAACCACTGTTGGGATCAGCAAGCATGCGACGGGCGTAGCTCTCGAATTCGGAAACATAGAACTGGTAGTTGGTAAAGAGAACGTGGTTCTGGAAATGCTTGGGGTTGGTTGCAGTATAATGTGCGAGCCGGGCGAGTGAGTAATCGATACGCTGTGCGGTAAAGGGAGCCAGCGGTGCCGTTCCGTTTGCGTCTGGTTGTCGTGTGCCGTTGACAATGTCGTCGTTGGTGGTGCTCAGGTCCGGCACATCGAAATAGTCTCGCAGGGTGAATGTGGCCGCGCCTTCGTGCGGGACAACAAGGGCGGGGTTATTGGCGACAGCAAAATGCACAGGGATCGGGGTTTCGGACACCTGAATGCAAACCGGGACATTATGATTGTGCATCAAAAGGCCGAGCTGCTGCTTGAGGTAGTAGCGAAACAGATAGGGTTGGGTGATGGTGGTGGCATAGGTGCCGGGCTCGGATACGTGGCCAAAGCTGAGGCGGCTGTCGATCTGGGCATAGCTGGTCGTGGTGATGCTGATCTCAGGATAAAAGGCGCGGATGCGTTGTGTTGGTGCACCATCAGACAGGGCCTTGGAAAAAGCAGAGCAGAGAAACTCAGAAGCAGAAGCATAAAGTGCGATCAGATGGTCCACAGCGGCCTTAGGGTCGGTGAACTCTTTTGGGGCCGGGCTGGTCGGGGAATGGATGCCAAGGGCCTGATTGATTTGTTTCATATTATATCCGCGCCGCTGCTCTTGTCTTTACGTTGACATGGGTGGCGGTGGTGATCAAGCTGAAGCCCGGGATTTAAGGACGAGCTAATGGATTTTGAAACGGTTGAAGCGGATAAATTTGGCGCATCGCTGCGCGGAATGGGGTTGAACATTCTGGTCCGGGATGTGGAAAAACAGGTGGCTTTTCTGACCGAGTTGTTTGGAATGAGCGCGTATCAAGTCAGCCGGGATTTCGCGATTTTGGCCTATGCGGGGCAGGTGATGCAGTTGCACGGTGATCAGACCTATGGTGCAAATCCGTTGCTGGGATTGTTGCCCGAGGCTGGAGCGCGGGGAGCAGGGGCGGAGTTCCGGCTTTATGAAAGTGATCCTGATGAGGTGGCCGTAAAGGCGGAAAGCTTGGGCGGACATATTCTGCAACCGCCGACGGATAAGCCGCACGGGCTGCGCGAGGTCTATGTTTTATGTGAAAATGGCTATGCTTGGGTGGCGTCGCGGCCGTTGTGAGGTAAGGGGCGCTGCCCCTCTTGGCCGTTGGCCAATTCACCCCGAGATATTTTTGGTCAGATGAAATACTTGTCTTTTGGGATGCGCCACGCATATTTGGGGCATGACAAAGACACTTCTTTCATTTGGACACGGATATTCGGCGCAGGCTTTGGCGCGGCTGTTGCTGCCGCAGGGCTGGCGGGTGATTGGCACGACACGCAAGGCAGAAAAGGCCGAGGCGTTGCGGGCCGAAGGTGTTGAAGCTGTGATTTGGCCGGGGTCGGATTTAACCCCGATATTTGCAGAGGCCACGCATCTGCTGGTGTCTGCCGGGCCAGATGCGGATGGGGATCCGGTGTTGCGTGCTTGTGAGGGTCAGATTCGGGCTTTGGCGCCGCAATTGGAATGGGCCGGATATCTGTCGACGACCGGCGTTTATGGCGATCATCAGGGCGGCTGGGTTGATGAAGATACCGCGCTCTCGCCCTCGACCAAACGGGGACAAATGCGGGTAGAGGCCGAGGCGGCATGGCAGGCGATTGAGGGTTTGCCGTTGCATATTTTCCGGCTGGCCGGGATTTACGGCCCCGGGCGCGGGCCCTTTTCTAAGGTACGTGCGGGCACGGCGCGGCGGATCATCAAGGACAATCAGGTGTTCAGCCGCACCCATGTTGAGGATATCGCGCAAATTTTGGCAGCCTCTATCACCAAACCCAATCCGGGGGGTATCTATAATGTCTGTGATGATGACCCAGCCCCGCCGGAGGATGTGATTGGCTATGCGGCGGAGTTGCTCGGCCTGCCCCTGCCTCTGTCCGAGCGGTTTGAAGAGGCCGAGATGACCCCGATGGCGCGCAGTTTCTATGCAGAATCAAAACGCGTGCGCAACGATCGGATCAAGGACGAGTTGGGCGTGCAGCTGCTGTATCCCAATTACCGGGTGGGATTGCAGGCGCTCTTGAGGGCGGAGCGGGCCGACAAATGATGCAATGCGGGCTTTCCCCGCAGGGCCAGATCCGTTAAAGCGCAGGGAACCCAAGATAACCATCGGACCCGCGCAGATGAAATTCACGATTTCCTGGCTAAAAGACCACCTTGAGACCACCGCATCGGTGGACGAAATTGCCGAAACCCTGACTGATCTGGGGCTGGAGGTCGAAGAGATTTCGAACCCGGCAGCGCGGTTGTCAGAGTTTACCATTGGCAAAGTGGTCAAGGCCGAGCCACACCCGGATGCGGACCGTTTGCGGATCTGTCAGGTGCAAACGGATGACGGCGAGACGCAAATCATTTGTGGCGCGCCGAATGCACGCGAAGGCATCACCGTAGTGATTGCCAAGCCGGGCGTTTACGTTCCGGGTATCGACACCACCATTGGCGTGGGCAAGATCCGTGGCATCGAGAGCTATGGCATGATGTGTTCCGAGCGCGAGATGGAACTGTCGGAGGAGCATGACGGCATCATCGAACTGCCTTCGGGCGAAGTGGGTGATCGCTTTATTGACTGGTTAGCGGAAAATGACCCGGCCAAAGTAGATACAATGATCGAGATTGCCATTACGCCGAACCGCCCGGATGCGCTGGGTGTGCGGGGAATTGCGCTGGATCTGGCGGCGCGTGGCATTGGTACAATGAGACCGGCTCCAACGGCTCACATCGAAGGGCAATTCCCGTGCCCGATCAACGTGACTATTGATTACGATACCCGTGAGGGTGGTTGTTTTGTTTTCGCCGGTCGTGTGATCCGCGGTGTGAAAAACGGACCAAGTCCCGAGTGGCTACAACAGCGGCTCAAGGCGATTGGGTTGCGGCCTATTTCGGCGCTGGTCGATATCACCAATTTCCTGACCTATGACCGCAACCGTCCTTTGCACGTCTTTGATGTGGACAAGGTCAAAGGTGATTTGCGTGTGCATCGCGCGCAGGGCGGTGAAACCCTAAAGGCGCTGGATGAGAAAGATTACACCTTTAGCGCCGGTCAGGTGGTGATTTCGGACGATGAAGGTGTTGAAAGCATTGGCGGCATCATGGGCGGCGAGGCCACCGGGTGTACCGAAGAGACCACAACTGTTTTCCTTGAGGCTGCACTGTGGGATCATGTGCAGATTGCTACCACGGGCCGGGCGTTGAAGATCAATTCCGATGCACGCTACCGGTTTGAACGGGGCGTTGACCCGGCGTTCAACATGGAAGGCCATGATCTGGCGACACAGATGATCTTGGATCTGTGCGGTGGCGAGGCGTCCAATTTGGTGGTTGCCGGTGAGGTGCCTGATGTCAGCCGCGCCTACAAGCTGGACCCTGCGCGGGTGCAGTCGCTGGTCGGTATGGAGATCCCGGAATCTGAGCAACGCCAGACTTTGACAGCGCTTGGTTTCAAGTTGGAAGGTAACTTGGCGCAGGTGCCAAGCTGGCGCCCGGATGTTCAGGGCGAGGCGGACTTGGTTGAAGAGGTGGCACGCATTGCATCCCTGACCAAGTTGGTCGGCAAGCCGATGCCGCGTACCAGTGCGGGCGTGCCCAAGCAGATCCTGTCAGTGGCGCAAAAGCGCGAGCAGATTGCCCGTCGCACTACCGCGACGCTGGGTTATAATGAATGTGTCACCTACAGCTTTATCGACCGTGCCAGTGCCACGTTGTTTGGCGGTGGTGATGACGCGACCATGTTGGCGAACCCGATCAGCAGCGAGATGAGCCATATGCGCCCTGCTTTGTTGCCAGGTTTGTTGCAGGCAGCAGCCCGCAATCAGGCGCGCGGTGTAATGGACATGGCGCTGTTTGAGGCGGGCCATGCGTTCCACGGTGGTGAGCCGGGTGAGCAGCATTTGCAAGTCAGCGGTATTTTGGTTGGGCGTACAGGGCCCAAAGATGTGCATGGCTCTGCGCGAATGGTTGATCTGTATGATGCTAAGGCGGATGCCGAAGCGGTTTTATCCGCGCTGGGTGCGCCGACTAAGGTGCAAATCATGCGCGGCGCGGACGCCTGGTGGCATCCGGGGCGTCATGGCAAGATCTGCCTGGGTCCCAAAAAGGTGCTGGGCGTCTTTGGCGAATTACACCCCAAGGTATTGGCAGAGATGAATGTCAAAGGACCTGTTGTTGGTTTTACCCTGTGGCCTGCGGAAATTCCGTTGCCTCGTAATGCGAATGCCAATCGGGGTGCGCTGAAGGTCAGCGATCTACAGGCAGTTGAACGTGACTTTGCCTTTGTTGTTGATGCCGGTGTTGATGCACTGACATTGGTCAATGCCGCAGCTGGTGCCGATAAGGCGCTGATCGATGATGTGCGCGTGTTTGACGAATTTATCGGAGGCGCGTTGGGTGACGACAAGAAGTCTTTGGCCGTCACTGTGCGTTTGCAGCCAACCGATGCGACGCTGAAAGACAAAGATATCGAAGCCGTCAGTGCCAAGATCATCGAAAAGGTGGCCAAAGCCACCGGCGGGGTGCTGCGGGGGTAATCGATTGGGCATCATCATACGGAAGGCGGAGACCGACGATACGGTTGGTCTCGTGATCTGTATTGATCTTGCCTACGTAGGTTACGCTCAGCAAGGGATCGATCTGCCACCGGTATCTGAAGGTATTGCCGAAGACATCCGTGACCATCATGTCTGGGTGGCTGATGATGCTGGGGAAATTGTCGGCGGGCTGATCCTGATGATTTCAGAAGGGTCTTCCAAATTGGCAAACATTGCGGTGCACCCTGAGTACGGCGGGCGCGGGATTGGCGGGCGGTTGATTGACACTGCGATTGCGGCGAGCAAAGCAGCGAATTGCCATAGCATTACCTTGGTGACCCATGCGGCGATGTCGGACAATGTTCGTCTGTATGAACATCTGGGCTGGAGCAAAACCGGAGCCAGGGACAACAAAGTGTTCATGAATCGCGTACTCTGACCGCGACGCTGATATTTGTGATTTTACAGAGCATCAGAGTCATAGATACACGCAGCCAATTGCAAAAATTGGTGCATAGAACCTATGACCGAAGGGCTCGGTCATAATTTGGCGTTATGTGCTGACCAACTCAGGAAAGAAGTTCACACCTGTTTTGTTGAAAATGAGCCAGCCAATTCGGCGGAATATCGTGTTTACCACCTGCTGCAATAAGACCAGTGTCATCAATTTGGTGTGCCTCACGAATTGCCGTAGTGCAGCTTTTTGCGCTTGGAGCGCAATATCAGCTAATTCGTCGCTGATTTTTCCGCTGGCAAGATTCCGTTGAGTTTCAGTGACGGAACGAGCAAGAGATTTAATATAACCTTTCATAGAGGTTCTGTTGGTCGTCCACCATTCATCAAACATTTCAATAAGATCACCTCTTATTGCGGAAGAAAGATCTTTTATTGTATCGGCCGAAAAAGTTTTAAGTTCTGATAATTCTGGCATTTTGTCCTCTTAAATTACAAAGCTTTGGCGGCATCCCTTGCGAGCGAGCACGTAATGATGGTTGGTTGAACAAGCCCGGCTCCCTGCAATGATGGGAACTGCTTATGGGCGTCGTGCATGCGTTTTATTGATGTTTCACATTCTGCGACTTCGGCCTGAAACAGCTCGGCTGCTTCCTGTGCATTCTTATTGTCCGAATTGACCTGCTCGGCTTTCAGTTTTGCATTTTGCGCGCTTGAAAGTGCTGTGACATAGGTTTTTTCAGCTTTGCTGAAATTGCTTTTTCCGTCGCAACCACCCAGCTCAATGCATGCGCTGATCTCTACTAGTGACTGTACTGACTTGTCCAAATCTTTAGCAATTGAAGGGTCTACACGAGGAGCGAAAATGTTGAGGTTGCAAGCAGAAAGACCTATGACTAAAGCCATTGATAATATTATTTTTTTCATAGAACTCTCATATAATATGTGAAATGAATACTTCGATCATAGCATGGCGCACTAGATTTTTCAACGCTAGGTTGATGAGTTGGTCTGCCATTAACGAGCCGCGAGTGAGGGCCATACATGAAAATCTATCTTTCCGGTGAAATCCATACTGATTGGCGCGAGCAGATCATCGAAGGGGCCAAGGGGCTCGATGTGAGTTTTTCTGCCCCTGTCACCGATCACGCGGCTAGTGATGATTGTGGTGTGAATATTCTGGGTGCCGAAGACAACAAGTACTGGCATGACCACAAGGGCGCGATGGTCAATGCGATTCGAACCCGTAAAGGCATTGCTGATGCAGATGTTGTCGTCGTACGTTTTGGCGACAAATATAAGCAATGGAACGCGGCCTTTGATGCGGGATATGCCAGCGCTTTGGGCAAGTCGCTGATCATTCTGCAACCACCAGAGCATGATCACGCCCTCAAAGAGGTCGATGCTGCTGCTTTGGCGATGGCCCGCACACCGCAGCAGGTCGTTGAAATCCTGCGTTATGTACTGGACGGATCACTACCTGCATAAGAATCGCCTAATCATTTGTTTCACAAATGATTATTGGCACAGGTATCGGCTTGTTATGTAGAGAAGCCGGTACCTATTTTAAGTATTATAGATCCAATCGTGATGATATTCATTTGGCAACTTTGGGTTGACTGTGGATTATTCGTGTGTATATTCCCGCGCCTTAATTTAGACATATTATGGACGCTAATTTGACAATTATTGGAGAATTTGCGATATTTTTAAGAATAAAACCCGGTGCGACTAAGCGTTGTTGCCGTAATTCGACGATAATTAAGTTACCATTTGGAGTAAGAATAATGAGTATAAGAAGATCCTTTATTTTGGCTGGGGTTGCGACGATGCTTGCCCTTCCAGCTGCGGCTGCAACATTGAACTTTGAGAGCGAAGGCTATGTCGGCAACTCGGTTAGTCTAGGAAATGATGAAGCATATGCGGGCGCTGACGTGACCTTTTCCAGCGCTAATGGACTATTTGCGGTAAAGACTGGTGGTCCAGCAGATGGTTTCGTACCCAATGACAACCCCCTACCTGTTGGTGTCTTTGGCGATTACTTTCTGACGTCTGACTTTGGAACGACAACAGCAATGAGCATTTCATATGGTACAGCCGTTTCTGCGGCGTCCTTTGATGTTGCCGATATTGATGGAACTGGGTCCAATACAGAAGAATTTACCTTCAAGGCATTCTTTGGTGCGCTAGAAGTTGGTTCAATTGCCGTCAATTCTGGGGATCCCGGAACCGGAGACCGCTTGGCCTATAGTATTGGTTTCAGCAATCTTGGAAGTCTGTTTGATCGGATTGAAATTGTAGGCACCACAGCAGGCGGTACGCGCCATATCGGAATTGCATTCGACAACTTCAATACGACTGTCGATGTAACAACTGTTCCGCTACCAGCGGCTGCATGGATGCTATTGGCTGGTATTGGCGGATTGGGTGCTTTGGGACGTCGTTCCCGCAAGCAACCTGTTTCCTGACCTGCGATTCATAAAATTAAGTGGCCCCTATGGGATGGGGCCATTTCAAACACTCGACAAACCCCGTCTTATTTTGGCGGGGTTATATTTTGGGCTGGGCGAGATTGCAGTCAGTAATCGGGACCTGAAATCGATCATACAATGTATATAATATGGGAGGCGATCTTCCAAATTCTAACCTTATTAGACGTGCTATAAGTATATGATACCATCAAGGGTGTATTAAAATGAGTGCCGGTGCCCGCTAAATCCTGACCAAGGCCTGTCCATCGCTACCCTTGGTGCCAAGCAATGTAATGTTAGCTATTTTTTGAAATTTTCCCGAAAAAGAGACCCGTTACCAAATTGAGATCAGTCTTGATCTGCTAACATTTACCTTCTATTTTTCGTCGTTTCCACATAGGTTGAAAACCCATGATACGAGCAGAAAAAGCGAAGGCAGAGTGTGTCACCTTATTGCGCTTCGCATTTGTCGGAGTGAGTTTTAGCGCTTTGTTTTCTGTTTTGTCTGCGATGGTGATCAATTTGGCCATTGCACCGCCATTTTGGACAAATGTTGTTTTATTCTCGCTTTGTATACCCCCAGCATTTTTGGCGCAAAAACACTTTTCATTCAGGGCCAAAACATTACGCAAGAATGCATTCTTGTTATACGCGGCAACGCAGATCGGTAGCGTCAGTTTAGTCTCTTTGGTGACGACACGATATGTTACCTACGACATCCGCATGGATACGCTTGTCATTGGGGTGACTGTCGTGCTTGCCGCCGGGATGAGCTTTCTCGTTGGCCGTCTCGTTATTTTCAGTCATCGGGACTAAGACGAGCGACAAAGTGTAGCTTGCGTCCAAAAACAAGATTTAGAGGGAAAGGATAAAGCTTCACATCGGTCTGAAAAACATCAATTTTGAGACCTGCAGATTTGAACCAGCTGTACCATTGTGCCCGAGATGCGTAGTTATAGGGTAAGACTACGCCATGTGGTGCGTTTCCAGCCCAATCCATAAGTCGTAAAGTTAAGTGATCAAACCAGTTTTCGCTCAAATGGTCTTTGATAACTACTGCCTTTCGACAGGTACGGCTTGCCTCATGAATCAGAATGCTGGGATCATCTGTGTGATGGAGCACATCTACAAAAGTAACGACATCGACGCCCTTGTTCTCAACTGGGATGACTTTTCCATCGAAGACATCCACAGGAATGTGCGTGGTTTCACGTAGCATGATATCGATGCCGCGCACACGTGTATCGTTTTGCTGCTCGCCAATGGCTTTTGCGATCTGACCGTCACCGGTACCGACATCTAGCAATTCACTTTGGCTGGGAATCAGCGCGCCAAG is a window from the Roseovarius sp. EL26 genome containing:
- a CDS encoding ornithine cyclodeaminase family protein, with the protein product MSIKFISHEEGEANLDWIGLCDAIEAGHKLPKAEIDDTLLYRGSDTLLSRSAWIDGMGVAVKSATVFADNPKAGKPLIHGTVSLFSDTDGIPEAFIDFHLVTKWKTAGDSLLAARKLARKDSRNILIVGAGEVAGNLFQAYSAGFPDANFTIWNRTHANAAILAADCPGMTVADDLETAVKAAGIITSATMVTDPILKGEWFQPGQHIDLIGAYRPDMREADDTALTRSRVFVDSYDTTVNHIGELKTPLEAGVIQRNDLQGDYYEMDQFKRTSDDEITLFKNGGGAHLDLMTSRYILDAWQAAQ
- a CDS encoding DMT family transporter, with product MDIRALLMGLAFAVMWSSAFTSARIIVAAAPPVSALALRYLISGLIGVLIARAMGQTWKLTPAQWRATIIFGICQNALYLGLNFVAMQTVEASLAAIIASTMPLLVGLASWIFFKEKIGKMGMFGLIAGVVGVAIIMGARLQGGVDLYGLSLCIIGVIALSFATMMVRGATAGGNFMMIVGLQMLAGCAVLSVVAVTTETLVIDWSWQLIVAFAYTTIVPGLMATLVWFYLVNRIGAVRAATFHFLNPFLGVAIAAAILGEQLGMREIIGVAVITVGILAVQLSKQDRPS
- a CDS encoding GNAT family N-acetyltransferase → MAEFIGTEQAVALQKHLRNLQSVIANTPELSNGGRTLHFLNPEVTGWEHVREIADQYRIIGFPVVQADDMVAQIRQYLGPDWETPKWLAYLGERDRVLKACETVQRDVLLPDGWRVEHHVEPPNMMIVEVQNLNLKTGVAPYPAYYMRSEAVPVLTSCIRDHQGVVVATASVADRYHAQGRLAGHVFAGMVSVDETCRGRGLGKLINALALIESAARFNWTAVTEHVAADNMASRAMIAACGLGDSAGMHSVIALRPGETFTR
- a CDS encoding HU family DNA-binding protein encodes the protein MAKPMTKTQLVAALAEELDSDKKSASGALDAIISVITREVSGGGAVTLPGVGKIYCRERPERMVRNPATGEQMKKDADKVVKMTIAKALKDSVNA
- a CDS encoding AMP nucleosidase → MKQINQALGIHSPTSPAPKEFTDPKAAVDHLIALYASASEFLCSAFSKALSDGAPTQRIRAFYPEISITTTSYAQIDSRLSFGHVSEPGTYATTITQPYLFRYYLKQQLGLLMHNHNVPVCIQVSETPIPVHFAVANNPALVVPHEGAATFTLRDYFDVPDLSTTNDDIVNGTRQPDANGTAPLAPFTAQRIDYSLARLAHYTATNPKHFQNHVLFTNYQFYVSEFESYARRMLADPNSGYTSFVSSGNVEITQADADIATPQQLPQMPSYHLKKSDGSGITLVNIGVGPSNAKTATDHIAVLRPHAWLMVGHCAGLRNSQRLGDFVLAHAYLREDAVLDADLPAWVPIPALAEIQIALEQAVASETQLEGFELKRVMRTGTVASFDNRNWELREHTGPVQRLSQSRAIALDMESATIAANGFRFRVPYGTLLCVSDKPLHGELKLPGMASDFYKSQVEQHLMIGIRAMENLSKMPLERIHSRKLRSFDETAFL
- a CDS encoding VOC family protein yields the protein MDFETVEADKFGASLRGMGLNILVRDVEKQVAFLTELFGMSAYQVSRDFAILAYAGQVMQLHGDQTYGANPLLGLLPEAGARGAGAEFRLYESDPDEVAVKAESLGGHILQPPTDKPHGLREVYVLCENGYAWVASRPL
- a CDS encoding SDR family oxidoreductase, with protein sequence MTKTLLSFGHGYSAQALARLLLPQGWRVIGTTRKAEKAEALRAEGVEAVIWPGSDLTPIFAEATHLLVSAGPDADGDPVLRACEGQIRALAPQLEWAGYLSTTGVYGDHQGGWVDEDTALSPSTKRGQMRVEAEAAWQAIEGLPLHIFRLAGIYGPGRGPFSKVRAGTARRIIKDNQVFSRTHVEDIAQILAASITKPNPGGIYNVCDDDPAPPEDVIGYAAELLGLPLPLSERFEEAEMTPMARSFYAESKRVRNDRIKDELGVQLLYPNYRVGLQALLRAERADK
- the pheT gene encoding phenylalanine--tRNA ligase subunit beta translates to MKFTISWLKDHLETTASVDEIAETLTDLGLEVEEISNPAARLSEFTIGKVVKAEPHPDADRLRICQVQTDDGETQIICGAPNAREGITVVIAKPGVYVPGIDTTIGVGKIRGIESYGMMCSEREMELSEEHDGIIELPSGEVGDRFIDWLAENDPAKVDTMIEIAITPNRPDALGVRGIALDLAARGIGTMRPAPTAHIEGQFPCPINVTIDYDTREGGCFVFAGRVIRGVKNGPSPEWLQQRLKAIGLRPISALVDITNFLTYDRNRPLHVFDVDKVKGDLRVHRAQGGETLKALDEKDYTFSAGQVVISDDEGVESIGGIMGGEATGCTEETTTVFLEAALWDHVQIATTGRALKINSDARYRFERGVDPAFNMEGHDLATQMILDLCGGEASNLVVAGEVPDVSRAYKLDPARVQSLVGMEIPESEQRQTLTALGFKLEGNLAQVPSWRPDVQGEADLVEEVARIASLTKLVGKPMPRTSAGVPKQILSVAQKREQIARRTTATLGYNECVTYSFIDRASATLFGGGDDATMLANPISSEMSHMRPALLPGLLQAAARNQARGVMDMALFEAGHAFHGGEPGEQHLQVSGILVGRTGPKDVHGSARMVDLYDAKADAEAVLSALGAPTKVQIMRGADAWWHPGRHGKICLGPKKVLGVFGELHPKVLAEMNVKGPVVGFTLWPAEIPLPRNANANRGALKVSDLQAVERDFAFVVDAGVDALTLVNAAAGADKALIDDVRVFDEFIGGALGDDKKSLAVTVRLQPTDATLKDKDIEAVSAKIIEKVAKATGGVLRG
- a CDS encoding GNAT family N-acetyltransferase produces the protein MGIIIRKAETDDTVGLVICIDLAYVGYAQQGIDLPPVSEGIAEDIRDHHVWVADDAGEIVGGLILMISEGSSKLANIAVHPEYGGRGIGGRLIDTAIAASKAANCHSITLVTHAAMSDNVRLYEHLGWSKTGARDNKVFMNRVL
- a CDS encoding YtoQ family protein — encoded protein: MKIYLSGEIHTDWREQIIEGAKGLDVSFSAPVTDHAASDDCGVNILGAEDNKYWHDHKGAMVNAIRTRKGIADADVVVVRFGDKYKQWNAAFDAGYASALGKSLIILQPPEHDHALKEVDAAALAMARTPQQVVEILRYVLDGSLPA